The proteins below come from a single Tribolium castaneum strain GA2 chromosome 9, icTriCast1.1, whole genome shotgun sequence genomic window:
- the sdt gene encoding protein PALS1 isoform X1: MVDLGGYVIILAETKDKKIKLYGSPADNDNLEVGDEILEVNGKTLEDACHAEVISHIHQCIRSRTICLRVKRRSGARLAVDLDLCAGNVQDAFVIAVEQQAQERLERLTALKRVKPVDMTKLSQQLNQQTTSSEELNGFINNTPIYVTSLTATENINNNPTASSNSQSGGGGGGNVLSNTISVVATKEVAPKSSLPNGHDIVANDVRVEVKDAPSPGLEVPHLGDRRASSPFQNGRTELLIGAEDNKFKTTAIVESNNNKLGVDAESRPRRRSGSSIVVLDGDLDPVKKPPDELDDNLDYNMVMMLSGDTGPHREMAVDVPDTFIARNKTPPRYPPPKPILQVGHFEERAVDVNQERAIDVPDNFIEREKAPPKFPAKGVLLQSGVNGTAAKPVPPPRDHLKLEKDGRIVNRAPAPQLPATPAPATPAQAEPTREQLDSIKKYQEQIRKRKEEEDRIAAQNDFLKRSLRGSRKLQALESRPQGSVNDGFAVDEAQDSSRSTTPTLEKEVVHTVYGYGDLVASVQRLQLQLKKAGAGGGLGGLEGRVAAVQSLLLSPQFGRALAVHNKVQTVRSRTTPRPAPIAQTALRDCLDALGNSQSAYAVELASLLTGYELEALMVAHDGVASTLPPDSTSPGAPPVEPPPALPERFHEENIKIIKIEKSTEPLGATVRNEGDAVVIGRVVRGGAADKSGLLHEGDEILEVNGIEMRGKSVNAVCDILQGMEGTLTFLIVPASQARSHSGRDSVLHVRAHFDYDPEEDMYIPCRELGISFQKGDVLHVISQDDPNWWQAYREGEEDQTLAGLVPSQSFQHYRESMRLAAEERMARPQRKSSTLLCGKTAKRKKKKGAYAEGGYPIYANAVDEHDPEEILTYEEVSLYYPRANNKRPIVLIGPPNIGRHELRQRLMEDSERFAAAIPHTSRARKENEVDGQDYHFITRAQFEADILSRKFVEHGEYEKAYYGTSLDAIRSVVNSGKICVLNLHPQSLKILRTSDLKPYVVFVAPPSLEKLRQKKIRNGEAYKEEELKDIIEKAREMEDKYGHFFDMIIINNDTERAYHQLLSEINSLEREPQWVPAAWVKAL; the protein is encoded by the exons CGGTCGATTTAGACTTGTGTGCAGGCAACGTTCAAGATGCCTTCGTCATCGCCGTGGAGCAGCAGGCCCAAGAACGCCTGGAGCGGCTCACAGCGCTCAAGCGCGTCAAGCCCGTCGACATGACCAAACTGTCGCAACAG TTGAACCAACAGACCACATCGAGCGAAGAACTGAACGGCTTCATCAACAACACGCCCATCTACGTAACGTCTTTAACAGCCACCGAAAATATAAACAACAACCCCACCGCAAGCAGCAATTCGCAaagcggcggcggcggcggcggcaacGTCCTCTCCAACACCATCTCGGTGGTGGCCACCAAGGAAGTGGCCCCCAAGTCATCGCTGCCCAACGGCCACGACATCGTGGCCAACGATGTGCGGGTCGAAGTGAAGGACGCCCCCAGTCCGGGCCTGGAAGTGCCCCATTTGGGCGACCGCAGGGCCTCTTCGCCCTTTCAGAATGGACGCACGGAGCTGCTGATCGGCGCCGAAGACAATAAGTTCAAGACCACGGCCATCGTCGAGAGCAATAACAACAAGTTGGGAGTCGACGCCGAGAGCAG GCCACGGCGACGCTCCGGCTCGAGCATCGTTGTCCTGGACGGTGACTTGGACCCGGTGAAAAAGCCCCCGGACGAGCTCGACGACAACCTGGACTACAACATGGTGATGATGCTGTCCGGCGACACCGGCCCCCATCGCGAGATGGCCGTGGACGTGCCCGACACGTTCATCGCGCGGAACAAAACGCCCCCACGTTACCCTCCTCCGAAGCCCATCCTGCAG GTAGGCCACTTCGAGGAGCGTGCCGTTGACGTGAACCAAGAGCGCGCCATCGACGTTCCCGATAACTTCATCGAGCGCGAAAAGGCACCTCCGAAGTTTCCGGCGAAG GGGGTTTTGTTGCAGAGTGGGGTCAACGGGACGGCTGCCAAGCCGGTGCCGCCTCCAAGGGATCATCTCAAGCTGGAGAAGGACGGGAGGATTGTGAATAGGGCGCCGGCACCGCAGCTTCCTGCTACTCCGGCTCCGGCAACACCGGCTCAGGCTGAGCCTACGAGGGAGCAGCTGGATAGTATTAAGAAATATCAG gaGCAGATCCGCAAAAGGAAAGAGGAGGAAGATCGGATCGCTGCTCAGAATGATTTTCTTAAAAGGTCGCTCAGGGGCTCGAGGAAACTCCAAGCGTTGGAGAGTCGGCCGCAGGGGAGTGTCAACGACGGCTTCGCCGTCGACGAGGCTCAGGACTCCTCCAGGTCCACGACGCCGACGCTCGAAAAGGAAGTGGTGCATACGGTTTACG GCTATGGGGACCTGGTGGCGTCCGTGCAGCGCCTCCAGCTGCAGCTGAAGAAGGCCGGCGCCGGGGGCGGTTTGGGGGGCCTGGAGGGCCGCGTGGCCGCCGTCCAGTCCCTCCTCCTGTCGCCTCAATTCGGTCGTGCTTTGGCCGTTCACAATAAAGTCCAAACAGTGCGTTCACGAACCACTCCACGACCGGCTCCCATTGCTCAGACTGCCCTTAGAGACTGTTTAGATGCCTTAGGGAACTCGCAAAGTGCTTATGCCGTGGAATTGGCCAGCCTTCTCACAGGGTACGAACTGGAAGCCCTCATGGTGGCCCACGACGGTGTGGCGTCCACTTTACCCCCAGACTCAACCTCACCGGGGGCTCCACCCGTCGAACCTCCGCCAGCTCTTCCCGAACGCTTCCACGAGGAAaacatcaaaattattaaaattgagaAGAGTACGGAACCGCTGGGGGCGACGGTGCGCAACGAGGGGGATGCTGTGGTCATCGGGAGGGTGGTGAGGGGAGGGGCGGCCGACAAAAGCGGACTGCTTCATGAAGGCGACGAGATTTTGGAG GTCAATGGTATTGAGATGCGCGGCAAGAGCGTGAACGCCGTTTGTGATATCCTCCAAGGGATGGAGGGAACTTTGACTTTCCTAATAGTCCCAGCGTCACAAGCGAGGTCGCATTCCGGGAGGGATTCGGTCCTCCACGTGCGAGCTCACTTCGATTACGACCCGGAGGAGGACATGTACATCCCGTGTCGGGAGTTGGGGATCAGTTTCCAGAAAGGAGACGTCCTCCACGTTATAAGTCAAGATGACCCCAACTGGTGGCAAGCGTATAGAGAGGGCGAGGAGGACCAGACTTTGGCCGGGTTGGTGCCTTCGCAGTCGTTCCAACACTACAGGGAGAGTATGAGACTGGCGGCTGAAGAACGAATGGCCAGACCTCAGAGGAAGTCGTCCACGTTATTATGCGGCAAAACGGCGAaacggaagaagaaaaaagggGCTTATGCCGAAGGGGGTTATCCGATCTATGCCAATGCTGTGGATGAACACGACCCGGAGGAAATTCTCACTTATGAGGAAGTTTCCTTGTATTATCCGCGAGCGAATAACAAGCGACCGATTGTTTTAATTGGGCCACCGAACATTGGGAGGCATGAGCTGAGGCAGAGGCTTATGGAGGACTCGGAGCGCTTTGCAGCTGCCATTCCAC ACACTTCCCGCGCCCGTAAAGAGAACGAAGTCGACGGCCAAGACTACCATTTTATAACACGCGCTCAATTCGAAGCCGATATTTTATCACGAAAGTTTGTGGAGCATGGAGAGTACGAGAAAGCCTACTATGGGACCTCTCTTGACGCGATTCGATCAGTTGTCAACTCTGGGAAAATATGTGTCTTAAACCTACATCCTCAAAGCTTGAAAATACTTAGAACGTCCGACTTGAAACCGTACGTGGTGTTTGTGGCCCCTCCCAGCCTGGAAAAGCTGCGACAGAAGAAAATTCGGAACGGAGAAGCGTACAAG GAAGAGGAGCTGAAGGATATAATCGAAAAGGCGCGCGAGATGGAGGACAAATACGGCCACTTTTTCGacatgataataataaataacgacACGGAACGGGCCTACCACCAGTTGCTGAGCGAGATAAACAGCCTGGAGAGGGAGCCACAGTGGGTGCCAGCAGCTTGGGTCAAAGCACTTTAG
- the sdt gene encoding protein PALS1 isoform X2, with protein MVDLGGYVIILAETKDKKIKLYGSPADNDNLEVGDEILEVNGKTLEDACHAEVISHIHQCIRSRTICLRVKRRSGARLAVDLDLCAGNVQDAFVIAVEQQAQERLERLTALKRVKPVDMTKLSQQLNQQTTSSEELNGFINNTPIYVTSLTATENINNNPTASSNSQSGGGGGGNVLSNTISVVATKEVAPKSSLPNGHDIVANDVRVEVKDAPSPGLEVPHLGDRRASSPFQNGRTELLIGAEDNKFKTTAIVESNNNKLGVDAESRPRRRSGSSIVVLDGDLDPVKKPPDELDDNLDYNMVMMLSGDTGPHREMAVDVPDTFIARNKTPPRYPPPKPILQSGVNGTAAKPVPPPRDHLKLEKDGRIVNRAPAPQLPATPAPATPAQAEPTREQLDSIKKYQEQIRKRKEEEDRIAAQNDFLKRSLRGSRKLQALESRPQGSVNDGFAVDEAQDSSRSTTPTLEKEVVHTVYGYGDLVASVQRLQLQLKKAGAGGGLGGLEGRVAAVQSLLLSPQFGRALAVHNKVQTVRSRTTPRPAPIAQTALRDCLDALGNSQSAYAVELASLLTGYELEALMVAHDGVASTLPPDSTSPGAPPVEPPPALPERFHEENIKIIKIEKSTEPLGATVRNEGDAVVIGRVVRGGAADKSGLLHEGDEILEVNGIEMRGKSVNAVCDILQGMEGTLTFLIVPASQARSHSGRDSVLHVRAHFDYDPEEDMYIPCRELGISFQKGDVLHVISQDDPNWWQAYREGEEDQTLAGLVPSQSFQHYRESMRLAAEERMARPQRKSSTLLCGKTAKRKKKKGAYAEGGYPIYANAVDEHDPEEILTYEEVSLYYPRANNKRPIVLIGPPNIGRHELRQRLMEDSERFAAAIPHTSRARKENEVDGQDYHFITRAQFEADILSRKFVEHGEYEKAYYGTSLDAIRSVVNSGKICVLNLHPQSLKILRTSDLKPYVVFVAPPSLEKLRQKKIRNGEAYKEEELKDIIEKAREMEDKYGHFFDMIIINNDTERAYHQLLSEINSLEREPQWVPAAWVKAL; from the exons CGGTCGATTTAGACTTGTGTGCAGGCAACGTTCAAGATGCCTTCGTCATCGCCGTGGAGCAGCAGGCCCAAGAACGCCTGGAGCGGCTCACAGCGCTCAAGCGCGTCAAGCCCGTCGACATGACCAAACTGTCGCAACAG TTGAACCAACAGACCACATCGAGCGAAGAACTGAACGGCTTCATCAACAACACGCCCATCTACGTAACGTCTTTAACAGCCACCGAAAATATAAACAACAACCCCACCGCAAGCAGCAATTCGCAaagcggcggcggcggcggcggcaacGTCCTCTCCAACACCATCTCGGTGGTGGCCACCAAGGAAGTGGCCCCCAAGTCATCGCTGCCCAACGGCCACGACATCGTGGCCAACGATGTGCGGGTCGAAGTGAAGGACGCCCCCAGTCCGGGCCTGGAAGTGCCCCATTTGGGCGACCGCAGGGCCTCTTCGCCCTTTCAGAATGGACGCACGGAGCTGCTGATCGGCGCCGAAGACAATAAGTTCAAGACCACGGCCATCGTCGAGAGCAATAACAACAAGTTGGGAGTCGACGCCGAGAGCAG GCCACGGCGACGCTCCGGCTCGAGCATCGTTGTCCTGGACGGTGACTTGGACCCGGTGAAAAAGCCCCCGGACGAGCTCGACGACAACCTGGACTACAACATGGTGATGATGCTGTCCGGCGACACCGGCCCCCATCGCGAGATGGCCGTGGACGTGCCCGACACGTTCATCGCGCGGAACAAAACGCCCCCACGTTACCCTCCTCCGAAGCCCATCCTGCAG AGTGGGGTCAACGGGACGGCTGCCAAGCCGGTGCCGCCTCCAAGGGATCATCTCAAGCTGGAGAAGGACGGGAGGATTGTGAATAGGGCGCCGGCACCGCAGCTTCCTGCTACTCCGGCTCCGGCAACACCGGCTCAGGCTGAGCCTACGAGGGAGCAGCTGGATAGTATTAAGAAATATCAG gaGCAGATCCGCAAAAGGAAAGAGGAGGAAGATCGGATCGCTGCTCAGAATGATTTTCTTAAAAGGTCGCTCAGGGGCTCGAGGAAACTCCAAGCGTTGGAGAGTCGGCCGCAGGGGAGTGTCAACGACGGCTTCGCCGTCGACGAGGCTCAGGACTCCTCCAGGTCCACGACGCCGACGCTCGAAAAGGAAGTGGTGCATACGGTTTACG GCTATGGGGACCTGGTGGCGTCCGTGCAGCGCCTCCAGCTGCAGCTGAAGAAGGCCGGCGCCGGGGGCGGTTTGGGGGGCCTGGAGGGCCGCGTGGCCGCCGTCCAGTCCCTCCTCCTGTCGCCTCAATTCGGTCGTGCTTTGGCCGTTCACAATAAAGTCCAAACAGTGCGTTCACGAACCACTCCACGACCGGCTCCCATTGCTCAGACTGCCCTTAGAGACTGTTTAGATGCCTTAGGGAACTCGCAAAGTGCTTATGCCGTGGAATTGGCCAGCCTTCTCACAGGGTACGAACTGGAAGCCCTCATGGTGGCCCACGACGGTGTGGCGTCCACTTTACCCCCAGACTCAACCTCACCGGGGGCTCCACCCGTCGAACCTCCGCCAGCTCTTCCCGAACGCTTCCACGAGGAAaacatcaaaattattaaaattgagaAGAGTACGGAACCGCTGGGGGCGACGGTGCGCAACGAGGGGGATGCTGTGGTCATCGGGAGGGTGGTGAGGGGAGGGGCGGCCGACAAAAGCGGACTGCTTCATGAAGGCGACGAGATTTTGGAG GTCAATGGTATTGAGATGCGCGGCAAGAGCGTGAACGCCGTTTGTGATATCCTCCAAGGGATGGAGGGAACTTTGACTTTCCTAATAGTCCCAGCGTCACAAGCGAGGTCGCATTCCGGGAGGGATTCGGTCCTCCACGTGCGAGCTCACTTCGATTACGACCCGGAGGAGGACATGTACATCCCGTGTCGGGAGTTGGGGATCAGTTTCCAGAAAGGAGACGTCCTCCACGTTATAAGTCAAGATGACCCCAACTGGTGGCAAGCGTATAGAGAGGGCGAGGAGGACCAGACTTTGGCCGGGTTGGTGCCTTCGCAGTCGTTCCAACACTACAGGGAGAGTATGAGACTGGCGGCTGAAGAACGAATGGCCAGACCTCAGAGGAAGTCGTCCACGTTATTATGCGGCAAAACGGCGAaacggaagaagaaaaaagggGCTTATGCCGAAGGGGGTTATCCGATCTATGCCAATGCTGTGGATGAACACGACCCGGAGGAAATTCTCACTTATGAGGAAGTTTCCTTGTATTATCCGCGAGCGAATAACAAGCGACCGATTGTTTTAATTGGGCCACCGAACATTGGGAGGCATGAGCTGAGGCAGAGGCTTATGGAGGACTCGGAGCGCTTTGCAGCTGCCATTCCAC ACACTTCCCGCGCCCGTAAAGAGAACGAAGTCGACGGCCAAGACTACCATTTTATAACACGCGCTCAATTCGAAGCCGATATTTTATCACGAAAGTTTGTGGAGCATGGAGAGTACGAGAAAGCCTACTATGGGACCTCTCTTGACGCGATTCGATCAGTTGTCAACTCTGGGAAAATATGTGTCTTAAACCTACATCCTCAAAGCTTGAAAATACTTAGAACGTCCGACTTGAAACCGTACGTGGTGTTTGTGGCCCCTCCCAGCCTGGAAAAGCTGCGACAGAAGAAAATTCGGAACGGAGAAGCGTACAAG GAAGAGGAGCTGAAGGATATAATCGAAAAGGCGCGCGAGATGGAGGACAAATACGGCCACTTTTTCGacatgataataataaataacgacACGGAACGGGCCTACCACCAGTTGCTGAGCGAGATAAACAGCCTGGAGAGGGAGCCACAGTGGGTGCCAGCAGCTTGGGTCAAAGCACTTTAG
- the LOC663632 gene encoding uncharacterized protein LOC663632, with product MRVVALISGGKDSCFNMMQCIAAGHEIVALANISPHNKSELDSYMYQSVGHEAIEFIAAAMDLPLYREATRGVSTQQGKIYEPSPDDEVEDLFRVLGQVKGDLEVEGVSVGAILSDYQRVRVENVCVRLGLVPLAYLWQRDQKELLDEMIKCEVDAVIIKVAALGLDPGKHLGRTLSSMQPHLLAMSEKYGLNVCGEGGEYETLTLDCPLFRSRLVIDESDVVLHSSDPIAPVGYLQLKKISLETKLPLLDLQDRLSGLPLKNSDGYVTDYGVEASDFSDDESVNSLENATVTLETIEQEPMGVKSRDGWLCIAGIQGRSSDFRQAMEEAAAKLKSILGQHDQTVQDVCSLVMFISDMSRYAELNQVYCETFNHVNPPSRACVEVPSCFPVILTALSWKEPHNQAGDFPLERHTMHVQSRSHWAPANIGPYSQAVRVGELIHLAGQIGMIPGSLEMVKGGIKAQCQLALRHVGRLLKAVDSNVNLRDVVQGICYVTDVSYVEHARKLWEEKTNNAIVDYVVVSQLPKSALVEWHVWAHRHNNQFEYEETGKCFQGYSISIYRRWNYENDIAAVVCYVHNTEETELSEDIFIETVDYVIQKLNQGHENDATSVYNLNIFYPRMKIRTLNVDYLQKLAENIALVYTLVPVTYVKSEHTYLSICGVRNQ from the exons ATGAGGGTGGTTGCCCTGATCAGTGGGGGCAAAGACAGCTGCTTCAACATGATGCAGTGCATCGCAGCGGGGCATGAGATCGTAGCCCTGGCCAACATCAGCCCCCATAACAAGTCCGAGTTGGACAGTTACATGTACCAGAGTGTGGGGCACGAAGCTATCGAGTTTATTGCAGCGGCGATGGACTTGCCCCTGTATCGGGAGGCCACCAGGGGGGTGAGCACCCAACAGGGCAAAATCTACGAGCCCAGTCCGGACGACGAAGTGGAGGATTTGTTCCGGGTGCTGGGGCAGGTGAAGGGGGACTTGGAGGTGGAGGGGGTGTCCGTGGGGGCGATCTTGTCGGATTACCAGCGAGTTCGGGTCGAAAATGT ATGCGTAAGACTGGGGCTTGTGCCCTTGGCGTATTTATGGCAACGCGACCAAAAGGAACTACTTGACGAAATGATCAAATGCGAGGTGGATGCGGTTATAATCAAAGTTGCAGCTTTGGGGCTCGACCCCGGGAAACACCTGGGGCGCACTTTGAGTTCAATGCAGCCCCATTTACTGGCAATGAGCGAAAAGTACGGGTTGAATGTTTGCGGCGAAGGGGGCGAGTACGAGACACTCACACTTGACTGCCCACTGTTCAGGAGCAGATTAGTCAT TGATGAATCGGACGTAGTTTTGCATTCTTCTGACCCCATAGCTCCCGTGGGTTACctccagttaaaaaaaatcagtcttGAAACCAAACTGCCACTTCTTGATTTACAAGATCGCCTCAGTGGTTTACCCTTGAAAAATAGTGACGGTTATGTGACCGATTACGGGGTCGAAGCGTCCGATTTTAGCGATGATGAGTCGGTGAATTCGTTAGAAAACGCCACTGTCACACTAGAGACCATTGAACAGGAACCAATGGGTGTGAAAAGTCGTGATGGGTGGCTTTGTATTGCTGGTATTCAAGGCCGATCTTCCGATTTTCGCCAAGCTATGGAGGAAGCAGCCGCCAAATTAAAGT CTATTCTGGGTCAACATGACCAAACCGTCCAAGATGTATGTTCTTTGGTGATGTTTATCTCCGATATGTCACGATATGCGGAACTTAATCAAGTCTACTGTGAGACTTTTAATCATGTAAATCCCCCAAGTCGGGCCTGTGTTGAGGTGCCATCGTGTTTTCCGGTTATTTTAACAGCGTTGTCGTGGAAGGAGCCGCATAATCAAGCTGGGGATTTCCCCCTTGAAAG acatACAATGCATGTCCAGAGCCGGTCTCACTGGGCCCCTGCCAATATCGGGCCCTACAGTCAGGCTGTAAGAGTAGGTGAATTGATACACCTGGCAGGCCAAATTGGCATGATCCCAGGAAGTTTAGAAATGGTCAAAGGTGGGATTAAAGCCCAGTGCCAACTAGCCTTAAGACATGTGGGAAGGCTCCTTAAAGCAGTCGATTCAAATGTTAATCTTAGAGACGTCGTACAG GGAATTTGTTACGTGACTGATGTTAGTTACGTCGAACACGCTCGTAAATTATGGGaggaaaaaacaaataatgccATAGTGGACTACGTTGTAGTGAGCCAATTGCCAAAAAGTGCTTTAGTAGAGTGGCACGTGTGGGCACACCGTCACAACAACCAATTTGAAT ATGAGGAGACTGGAAAGTGCTTCCAAGGTTATTCCATCTCGATTTATCGACGCTGGAATTACGAAAACGACATAGCGGCAGTCGTTTGTTACGTGCATAACACGGAAGAAACCGAATTAAGTGAAGATATTTTTATAGAAACTGTAGATTACGTTATACAGAAACTAAATCAGGGCCATGAAAACGACGCAACTTCGGTCTACAatctgaatattttttatccccGAATGAAAATTCGGACTCTTAACGTGGACTATTTGCAAAAGCTTGCCGAAAATATTGCGCTGGTTTACACACTGGTACCTGTGACGTACGTCAAGAGTGAACACACCTATCTGTCGATTTGTGGCGTCCGAAACCAgtaa